A single Nostoc sp. PCC 7107 DNA region contains:
- the rpe gene encoding ribulose-phosphate 3-epimerase, which produces MTQNRSEKPIVISPSILSADFSRLGDEIRAVDAAGADWIHVDVMDGRFVPNITIGPLVVEAIRPVTTKPLDVHLMIVEPEKYVESFAKAGADIISVHAEHNASPHLHRTLGQIKELGKQAGVVLNPSTPLEFIEYVLELCDLILIMSVNPGFGGQSFIPGVVPKIRQLRQMCDERGLNPWIEVDGGLKANNTWQVLEAGANAIVAGSAVFNAKDYAEAITNIRNSKRPTPELAKV; this is translated from the coding sequence ATGACCCAAAACCGATCTGAAAAGCCCATTGTGATCTCTCCATCTATACTATCAGCCGATTTTAGTCGTCTGGGCGATGAAATTCGCGCTGTAGACGCAGCTGGAGCAGATTGGATTCATGTTGATGTAATGGACGGTCGTTTTGTACCTAATATTACGATAGGCCCTCTGGTTGTGGAGGCGATTCGTCCAGTCACTACAAAACCTCTGGATGTCCACTTGATGATTGTGGAACCAGAAAAGTATGTAGAAAGCTTTGCTAAAGCAGGTGCAGATATTATCTCTGTACACGCCGAACATAATGCTTCGCCGCACTTACACCGCACTCTCGGTCAAATTAAAGAACTTGGTAAACAAGCAGGGGTAGTACTCAATCCTTCCACACCATTAGAATTCATTGAGTACGTACTGGAACTTTGCGATTTAATCCTAATTATGAGCGTTAACCCCGGTTTCGGTGGTCAAAGCTTCATCCCTGGTGTTGTACCCAAAATTAGACAACTGCGTCAGATGTGCGATGAGCGCGGACTCAACCCCTGGATTGAAGTTGATGGCGGACTGAAAGCTAACAATACTTGGCAGGTTTTAGAAGCAGGCGCTAATGCTATTGTTGCTGGTTCTGCTGTATTCAACGCCAAAGATTATGCTGAAGCAATTACTAATATTCGCAACAGTAAGCGTCCTACACCAGAACTCGCAAAAGTTTAA
- the crtA gene encoding cyanoexosortase A gives MWLLGIGAGLVAILLTIIWKAGDDSHLGIIVLSLFAVVSLLGDKKHKLKLESDIISSVIGTVLIAIVLWYSTHFPPGKLFAVYTHVAPFFAALGISLLASGLKGLKQYWQELAILFFASVPKVLIFALLNVKPLSVLTAKLSTLILWYAGFEVYLQDVYINLPTGGIKVAENCAGIEWICHLLGLSVIGLLMFPPERKKRILVPIVAVIIAFIVNAVRVAVLAVIAANQHQQAFKFWHVGDGSLIFGMITVILFGIFYWFLLNPPEPKKRELQGLKANEDLE, from the coding sequence TTGTGGTTATTAGGAATAGGCGCAGGCTTAGTTGCAATACTTTTAACCATAATTTGGAAAGCGGGCGATGATTCTCACTTAGGAATAATAGTTTTATCTTTATTTGCTGTAGTCTCCTTACTAGGAGATAAAAAACATAAACTTAAATTAGAAAGCGATATTATCTCTAGTGTTATCGGTACAGTTTTAATAGCCATTGTACTTTGGTATAGTACTCACTTCCCGCCAGGGAAATTATTTGCAGTATACACTCATGTTGCACCTTTCTTTGCTGCACTTGGAATAAGTTTACTTGCTTCTGGATTGAAGGGATTAAAGCAATATTGGCAAGAACTAGCGATTCTTTTTTTCGCTAGTGTACCTAAAGTCTTAATTTTTGCTTTATTAAATGTGAAACCATTATCGGTTTTAACTGCCAAATTGTCTACATTAATACTTTGGTACGCTGGGTTTGAAGTATATCTGCAAGATGTCTATATAAATTTACCAACTGGTGGAATTAAAGTTGCAGAAAACTGTGCAGGAATAGAATGGATATGCCATCTTTTAGGGCTATCTGTAATTGGTTTATTAATGTTTCCTCCAGAACGTAAAAAAAGAATATTAGTGCCTATAGTAGCTGTAATTATCGCTTTTATAGTTAATGCAGTCAGAGTTGCAGTTTTAGCGGTCATCGCCGCTAATCAACATCAGCAAGCTTTTAAGTTTTGGCATGTGGGAGATGGTTCATTAATATTTGGAATGATTACAGTGATACTTTTTGGTATATTTTACTGGTTTTTACTCAATCCACCAGAACCTAAAAAAAGAGAATTACAAGGTCTAAAAGCTAATGAAGATTTGGAGTAA
- a CDS encoding S8 family serine peptidase: MNKKLSWLIWGLSASCLSVPVLALGLDTSLGTNGIDALKLHQSPYNLIGRKIAIGQVEIGRPGMFGWDKAVSKNRRISLAAVFSRNGPAKSNTGVDPHAYNVAGVMVSTDKGLPGVAPGARLYSSAVGSTKNMGQPEECLSAQHIAFQNGGDIRAINFSFGEPLNRDPRADAVLDGNALLTLCVDWSSRVHDVLYAIAGNQGKGGIPIPTDNFNGVNVAFSSRRGGIFNKVDVSNLAGVNQGASGRLAGKEFNLDGRRAISIVAPGNNIPLLNPDGKINKATGTSFAAPHVTATVALLQEFGDRQLRTKKTNWSVDSRRHQVMKAVLLNSADKIQDSGNGLRLGMSRTLIDKQNQNWLDSDAYKNPKIPLDAQMGAGHLNAFRAYQQFSAGQWQPAKAVPAIGWDYRQVEVGNSVDYQLTKPLKQGNFVSITLSWDRLVELSDRNQNEQFDVGETFSDKGLNNLDLYLVKADAKNSEAGVVCSSISQIDSVEHIFCPVPANGNYKMRVQFRQQVNVPTQPYALAWWTVN, translated from the coding sequence ATGAACAAAAAACTAAGTTGGCTAATTTGGGGTTTGAGTGCATCTTGTTTGAGTGTACCTGTACTGGCTTTAGGGTTAGACACTTCCTTAGGAACAAATGGTATTGATGCTTTAAAACTACATCAGTCTCCTTACAATTTAATCGGTCGCAAAATAGCCATTGGTCAAGTAGAAATAGGTCGTCCGGGAATGTTTGGTTGGGATAAAGCCGTCTCAAAAAATCGCAGGATATCTTTAGCGGCAGTTTTCTCACGTAATGGCCCCGCAAAATCAAATACAGGTGTTGACCCCCACGCTTATAATGTCGCTGGGGTGATGGTGAGTACAGATAAGGGTTTACCTGGGGTCGCACCAGGAGCCAGACTGTATTCTTCTGCTGTCGGTTCTACGAAAAACATGGGTCAGCCAGAAGAGTGTTTATCCGCACAACACATTGCATTCCAAAATGGCGGTGATATCCGCGCAATTAACTTTAGTTTTGGTGAACCCCTCAACCGTGATCCACGCGCGGATGCTGTTCTAGATGGGAATGCTTTGTTAACGTTATGTGTTGACTGGTCGAGTCGGGTTCATGATGTTTTGTATGCGATCGCAGGCAATCAGGGTAAAGGTGGGATTCCGATTCCTACAGATAATTTTAATGGAGTTAACGTGGCTTTTTCATCCCGACGCGGCGGGATTTTTAATAAAGTAGATGTTTCTAATCTCGCAGGGGTGAATCAGGGAGCTAGTGGAAGGTTAGCAGGCAAAGAATTTAATCTGGATGGCCGTCGCGCCATCAGTATAGTTGCCCCTGGGAATAATATTCCTCTGCTGAATCCTGACGGCAAAATTAATAAAGCGACAGGTACAAGTTTTGCTGCACCTCATGTTACAGCTACAGTCGCTTTGTTACAGGAATTTGGCGATCGCCAACTCCGCACAAAAAAAACTAATTGGAGTGTTGATAGCCGCCGTCATCAAGTAATGAAAGCAGTGTTACTCAACTCCGCCGATAAAATCCAAGACAGTGGTAATGGTTTGCGTTTAGGGATGTCACGGACGCTAATCGATAAACAGAATCAAAATTGGTTAGATTCTGACGCTTATAAAAACCCGAAAATTCCCTTAGATGCTCAAATGGGTGCAGGTCATTTAAATGCGTTTCGCGCTTATCAACAATTTAGCGCTGGACAATGGCAACCGGCAAAGGCTGTCCCCGCGATTGGGTGGGATTATCGCCAAGTTGAGGTGGGGAATAGTGTTGATTATCAGTTAACAAAACCGTTAAAGCAAGGGAATTTCGTTTCCATCACCCTGAGTTGGGATAGATTGGTCGAGTTGAGCGATCGCAATCAAAACGAACAGTTTGATGTTGGCGAAACTTTTAGCGATAAGGGTTTAAATAACCTCGACCTCTACTTAGTCAAAGCTGATGCTAAAAATTCTGAGGCTGGTGTTGTTTGTTCTTCCATTAGTCAAATTGATAGTGTAGAACATATTTTCTGCCCCGTTCCTGCTAATGGGAATTACAAAATGCGTGTGCAATTTCGCCAACAGGTAAACGTTCCAACTCAACCTTATGCTTTGGCTTGGTGGACTGTGAATTAA
- a CDS encoding serpin family protein, which produces MNRQKLRGMKENFLQRRYAVSLGRRYVIAAASVVLFGVLGCSQVNSNSDALADSKMPQTELPLQKKTVKADTKLVKANNKFGFKLFSEILTAESSEKNIFISPSSLAIALAMTYNGASGSTQKAMAKTLELQGMSLAEINSNYANLKSLLENPDANVQLNIANSLWVNQDVTLRPDFLQRNQEFYQAKIANLDFKSASALSSINNWVNDNTRGKISKIVDKIEPNQALFLINAIYFKGQWSEKFDKNQTTEHPFYSASGQKKPHMMMSQTGEYQYYENEQFQAVSLPYGKDKKVSFYIFLPKQNSNVKTFYQNLNAENWEKWLTQFKSQDGFIRLPKFKTDYEVTLNDALKALGMQEAFSKQANFSEMGKDLAISQVKHKTFVEVNEEGTEAAAATSVGIVTTSLREKPEPFRMIVDRPFFCAIRDNQTGSILFMGSILEP; this is translated from the coding sequence ATGAATCGGCAAAAGTTGCGCGGTATGAAAGAAAATTTTCTGCAAAGACGTTATGCTGTCAGCCTAGGAAGGCGTTATGTCATAGCTGCTGCGAGTGTCGTTTTGTTTGGTGTATTGGGTTGTTCTCAAGTTAATAGTAATAGTGATGCCCTTGCTGACTCTAAAATGCCTCAAACAGAGTTACCATTGCAAAAAAAAACAGTAAAAGCTGATACAAAATTAGTAAAAGCCAATAATAAATTTGGCTTCAAGCTATTTTCAGAAATTTTGACAGCAGAAAGTAGCGAGAAGAACATTTTTATCTCACCTTCTAGTTTGGCGATCGCCTTAGCCATGACCTATAACGGTGCTAGTGGTTCTACTCAAAAAGCAATGGCGAAAACCTTAGAACTTCAAGGTATGAGTTTGGCAGAAATTAACTCTAATTATGCAAATTTAAAAAGTCTGTTAGAAAATCCCGATGCTAATGTGCAATTAAATATTGCTAATTCATTGTGGGTAAATCAGGATGTGACTCTGCGTCCAGATTTCCTCCAAAGAAATCAAGAATTTTACCAAGCTAAGATAGCTAATTTAGACTTTAAATCCGCCTCAGCTTTAAGTAGCATTAATAATTGGGTTAACGATAATACACGCGGCAAAATCAGCAAAATAGTTGACAAAATTGAACCTAACCAAGCATTATTTTTGATTAATGCTATTTACTTTAAAGGGCAATGGAGTGAAAAGTTTGATAAAAATCAAACCACTGAACACCCTTTTTATAGTGCATCTGGTCAGAAAAAACCACACATGATGATGTCTCAGACAGGAGAATATCAATATTATGAAAATGAACAATTCCAAGCAGTAAGTTTACCTTACGGAAAAGACAAAAAAGTCAGCTTTTATATCTTTTTGCCAAAACAAAACTCTAATGTCAAAACCTTTTATCAAAACTTGAATGCTGAGAACTGGGAAAAATGGCTAACACAATTTAAAAGCCAAGATGGTTTTATTCGCTTACCCAAATTTAAAACAGACTACGAAGTGACACTTAATGATGCGCTCAAAGCCTTGGGTATGCAGGAAGCTTTTAGTAAACAAGCCAACTTTTCCGAGATGGGGAAAGATTTGGCTATTAGCCAGGTAAAACACAAAACTTTTGTAGAAGTCAATGAAGAAGGCACAGAAGCGGCTGCGGCGACATCCGTAGGGATAGTTACAACATCCTTGAGAGAAAAGCCAGAACCATTCCGGATGATTGTTGATCGTCCCTTCTTCTGTGCCATACGAGATAATCAAACAGGTAGCATTTTGTTTATGGGTTCAATTTTGGAACCATAA
- a CDS encoding RNA 2'-phosphotransferase, whose product MNTPRLVKISKFLSKYLRHQPESLGITLAPGGWVAVDELLAACAKNKFPITRQELADVVATNDKQRFSFDSTGTQIRANQGHSVEIDLQLLPSVPPNVLYHGTGYKAVESILQTGLNKMSRHHVHLSQDITTAKTVGARHGKPVVLAVDAATMYQMGYIFYCSENGVWLVDAVPPEYLHQL is encoded by the coding sequence ATGAATACCCCACGCTTAGTCAAGATTAGTAAATTCTTGAGCAAATATCTCCGCCATCAACCAGAATCTTTAGGAATTACACTTGCGCCTGGTGGTTGGGTTGCAGTTGATGAACTTTTAGCGGCTTGTGCAAAAAATAAGTTTCCCATTACGCGCCAGGAATTAGCAGATGTAGTCGCCACTAACGATAAACAACGCTTTAGTTTCGACTCTACAGGTACTCAGATTCGTGCTAACCAAGGCCACAGCGTTGAAATTGATTTACAATTACTCCCATCTGTCCCCCCTAACGTGCTGTATCACGGGACAGGATACAAAGCCGTCGAGTCCATCTTGCAAACCGGACTGAATAAAATGTCTCGACATCATGTCCATTTATCGCAGGATATTACTACAGCAAAAACTGTCGGCGCACGACATGGTAAACCCGTTGTTCTTGCTGTAGACGCAGCGACTATGTATCAGATGGGTTACATATTCTACTGTTCTGAGAATGGTGTTTGGTTAGTAGATGCTGTACCGCCTGAATATCTACACCAACTATAA
- a CDS encoding HpsJ family protein: MTKSNTDKLIPVIQELQEFAYNQVGSMNILRVLGYGLLLLALFDIVETIFPPSFMNPVWEFQTFGALVERVPVSLIGLALVFYGELHARSKWEFLTLKLLSWISLLLAIIFILLIPVGISNTVRLSKQSYNQINNLSQQQILQAEQVEQRLNQAKPEQIETLLKSQGRSVDASNPQELKEKVLSEVSQAKEKIKLQAQANQSTQRLNLLKNSVKWNLGALVTSALFFIFWRTTNWARSK; the protein is encoded by the coding sequence ATGACTAAATCAAACACTGATAAACTTATTCCCGTAATTCAGGAGTTGCAGGAATTTGCTTACAACCAAGTAGGCTCAATGAATATTTTACGAGTTCTTGGTTATGGGTTATTGTTGTTGGCATTATTCGATATAGTTGAAACTATTTTTCCGCCTAGCTTTATGAATCCCGTTTGGGAATTTCAAACTTTTGGTGCATTAGTCGAAAGAGTACCTGTGAGTTTGATTGGTTTGGCATTAGTGTTTTATGGTGAGCTACACGCACGCTCTAAGTGGGAATTTTTAACTTTAAAATTACTATCTTGGATAAGTTTGTTGTTAGCGATAATTTTTATATTACTTATTCCTGTTGGTATTAGTAATACAGTCAGACTTAGCAAGCAAAGTTATAATCAAATTAACAATTTATCTCAGCAACAAATATTGCAAGCTGAACAAGTTGAACAGCGACTTAACCAAGCTAAACCAGAACAAATAGAAACTTTGCTCAAAAGTCAAGGCCGTTCAGTCGATGCAAGTAATCCTCAAGAATTAAAAGAAAAAGTTTTATCAGAAGTTTCCCAAGCTAAAGAGAAAATTAAACTACAAGCTCAAGCTAATCAATCAACTCAGCGGTTAAATTTACTAAAAAATTCTGTGAAATGGAATTTGGGGGCTTTAGTAACATCTGCTTTATTTTTCATCTTTTGGAGAACCACTAATTGGGCCAGAAGTAAGTGA
- a CDS encoding AI-2E family transporter, with protein MQTRKLIDWWQTLTPIARIGAIALFAPLLVLNGWAISAIFEYFHSLIVILVGASVLAFLLNYPVSWMQHHGAKREQVAILVFLLALSILLALGVTLFPLALTQAQQLVARLPELIDSGRSQLMMLNEKAEVLGLPINLDALVVQINDRVKGQLQAIAGQVLNLAVVTFTSLLDFLLTMVLTFYLLQHGDELWQSLVEWLPTRFREPFSQTVRLSFQNFFITQLILSTCMASALIPAFLWLKVPFGLLFGLTIGIMALVPFGGSVGIILTTSLVALQDFWMGTRVLLAAVIVQQILENLIAPRILGSFTGLNPVWILISVLTGARVGGLLGVIVAVPTAVIVKTALGALRPGRLTSEIDDSSAKCEKPAPPVIEESPKAEVKNPLSFSEPTLP; from the coding sequence ATGCAGACACGCAAGCTAATCGACTGGTGGCAGACACTAACACCAATAGCGCGAATCGGAGCGATCGCTCTATTCGCACCACTGCTAGTCCTCAATGGTTGGGCAATTTCCGCAATTTTTGAATATTTCCACTCCCTAATAGTTATTTTAGTCGGAGCCTCGGTATTGGCATTTCTGCTCAACTACCCCGTTAGCTGGATGCAGCATCACGGTGCAAAGCGAGAGCAAGTTGCTATCCTGGTGTTTTTATTAGCGTTATCGATTTTATTAGCATTGGGTGTAACTCTGTTTCCATTAGCGTTAACTCAAGCCCAACAGCTGGTGGCCCGCTTACCAGAATTGATTGATTCTGGGCGATCGCAGTTAATGATGTTAAACGAGAAAGCAGAAGTTCTTGGCTTACCGATTAACCTTGATGCTCTTGTAGTGCAAATAAATGATCGCGTCAAGGGACAATTACAAGCGATCGCCGGACAAGTTCTCAATCTAGCTGTTGTCACATTTACTAGCTTGCTAGATTTTCTGCTGACAATGGTTTTGACTTTCTATCTTTTGCAGCATGGCGATGAACTCTGGCAAAGTTTAGTGGAATGGCTACCAACTAGATTTCGTGAGCCCTTTTCCCAAACAGTCCGCCTCAGTTTCCAAAACTTTTTTATTACTCAGCTAATTTTGTCTACCTGCATGGCCTCAGCCTTGATTCCTGCCTTTTTGTGGCTGAAAGTACCATTTGGTTTGTTATTTGGTCTCACTATCGGCATTATGGCTCTTGTACCCTTTGGCGGTTCCGTGGGTATTATCTTGACTACTTCGTTAGTTGCTTTACAAGACTTTTGGATGGGAACCAGAGTTTTACTCGCCGCAGTGATTGTGCAACAAATTTTAGAAAATTTAATTGCGCCGCGGATATTAGGCAGTTTTACTGGCTTAAACCCAGTCTGGATACTAATTTCTGTCTTAACTGGTGCGAGAGTTGGTGGACTGTTAGGTGTAATTGTCGCCGTACCTACAGCTGTCATCGTCAAGACTGCATTAGGCGCACTTCGTCCAGGTAGGTTAACAAGCGAAATAGATGACAGCAGTGCTAAATGCGAGAAACCTGCACCCCCTGTAATAGAAGAATCTCCCAAAGCCGAAGTCAAAAATCCCCTCAGTTTTTCGGAGCCAACATTACCTTAA
- a CDS encoding DUF1800 domain-containing protein, which yields MTVKPRYLVLLLFILLVGSNPIYAATKPVDPKILHLINRLSFGAKPGDLQKVQSLGVESYIKQQLSPNSISEPPSLTRQLSQLDTLRLNTVEVREYLKNSPQATPEEKKAQQRKGNKILPEAVKARLLRATSSNRQLQEVMVDFWYNHFNVYGGKGNARYWTSAYEQEAIRPYVFGRFRDLLGATAHHPAMLVYLDNAQNKGSGRRGVTPRVNENYARELMELHTLGADGGYTQQDVIALARIFTGWGIARPNQQTNGKSLFYFEPKFHDPSDKVFLGRTIKASGEAEGETALDILARSPATAHHISYQLAQYFVSDRPPTSLVNRLTQRFLKTDGNIRAVLETLFQSPEFWDKKYFNAKFKTPLQYTVSAVRATGLEVNNTLPLSRNLEQLEMPLYGCRTPDGYKNTQDVWLNPEAMNRRLSFATALGGGRVPLLGTVNNAPKSKSINRIQPLDATQLINTLGNSLSPKTQSAIASSPPELKAALVLGSPEFMRR from the coding sequence ATGACAGTAAAACCGAGATATTTGGTATTGTTGCTGTTCATCTTGTTGGTAGGAAGTAACCCCATCTATGCAGCTACTAAGCCTGTTGACCCCAAAATATTACACTTAATTAATCGTCTGAGTTTTGGGGCTAAACCGGGAGACCTTCAGAAAGTCCAGTCTTTAGGTGTAGAGAGCTATATTAAACAACAACTTTCACCCAATTCTATATCCGAACCGCCCAGCCTCACCCGCCAGCTTTCACAGCTAGACACTCTCCGGTTAAATACAGTCGAAGTTAGAGAATATCTCAAGAATTCGCCACAAGCAACTCCAGAAGAAAAAAAAGCCCAGCAAAGGAAAGGAAACAAAATTTTACCAGAAGCAGTCAAAGCGCGGTTATTACGAGCTACTAGTAGTAACCGCCAACTGCAAGAAGTAATGGTGGACTTTTGGTATAACCACTTCAATGTTTATGGGGGTAAAGGAAATGCTCGCTACTGGACGAGTGCGTACGAACAAGAAGCCATTAGACCTTATGTTTTCGGGCGATTTCGTGATTTATTAGGTGCAACAGCCCATCATCCAGCAATGCTAGTTTATTTAGACAACGCGCAAAATAAAGGTAGTGGTCGTCGTGGTGTGACTCCACGGGTGAACGAAAACTATGCGCGGGAATTAATGGAACTGCATACTCTAGGTGCAGATGGTGGCTATACCCAACAAGATGTGATTGCTTTAGCGAGAATTTTTACTGGTTGGGGAATAGCTCGTCCTAATCAACAGACCAATGGCAAGTCACTATTTTACTTTGAACCCAAGTTTCATGATCCGAGTGATAAGGTTTTTTTAGGACGTACGATTAAAGCCAGTGGCGAAGCTGAAGGAGAAACAGCTTTAGATATATTGGCACGGAGTCCCGCTACGGCTCATCATATTAGTTACCAATTAGCGCAGTATTTTGTCAGCGATCGCCCACCTACATCTTTAGTTAATCGTCTCACACAACGCTTTCTTAAAACCGATGGCAATATTCGTGCTGTTTTAGAAACTTTATTCCAAAGCCCAGAATTTTGGGATAAAAAATATTTCAACGCTAAATTTAAAACACCATTACAATATACTGTCTCAGCAGTCCGGGCTACAGGGCTGGAAGTAAACAATACCCTACCCCTTTCCCGCAACTTGGAACAATTAGAAATGCCTTTGTATGGTTGTCGGACTCCTGATGGGTACAAAAATACACAAGATGTTTGGTTGAATCCCGAAGCGATGAACCGTCGCCTCAGCTTTGCAACTGCATTAGGTGGTGGTCGCGTACCACTGCTTGGAACAGTCAATAATGCCCCTAAAAGTAAAAGCATTAACCGCATTCAACCCCTCGATGCAACTCAGTTAATCAACACCTTGGGTAACTCTCTTTCACCCAAAACCCAAAGCGCGATCGCCTCTAGTCCCCCAGAACTCAAAGCCGCATTAGTCCTGGGTAGCCCAGAATTTATGCGCCGTTAG
- a CDS encoding DUF1501 domain-containing protein — protein sequence MKRRDFLIQAGLFSTTAIASVGCNTWVVHSATKKSDRQRLIVVFMRGGADGLNIVVPYTEPAYYQARPKIALAKPGQEKGVLDLDGHFGLHPALSPIMPLWQQGNLAFVHASGSPDPSRSHFDAQFYMEIGIPGNQRINEGWMNRLLGAISNKTPIQAVSLGSTKPRILNGLMPVANIGSGRNANKPISLDRPQVGAAFDRLYSGNDVLSQTYHQGRVARAALMNDFAQEMKMANNGAPSPNVFVGDAQRLGKLMAKDPRIELGFMSLGGWDTHINQGSDRGYLAKSLGSLGKGLAALVQNLGPAYQNTVILVMSEFGRTLRENGNGGTDHGHGNVMWVLGGKVRGGKVYGEWPGLETAALYEKRDLAITTDFRDVISDVLAQHLSVNDKQLSKIFPSYTPKQKIALL from the coding sequence ATGAAAAGACGTGATTTTCTCATCCAAGCAGGACTGTTTTCTACAACTGCGATCGCCTCTGTTGGTTGTAATACTTGGGTAGTTCATTCTGCTACCAAAAAAAGCGATCGCCAGCGTTTGATTGTGGTTTTTATGCGTGGTGGTGCAGATGGTTTAAATATCGTCGTTCCTTACACAGAGCCAGCTTACTATCAAGCCCGACCAAAAATCGCCCTTGCCAAACCCGGACAAGAAAAAGGTGTTTTAGATTTGGATGGACACTTTGGCTTACATCCAGCTTTATCACCAATTATGCCCCTGTGGCAACAAGGTAATTTAGCCTTTGTTCATGCTTCTGGTTCCCCCGATCCCTCTCGTTCCCATTTTGACGCGCAGTTTTATATGGAAATTGGCATTCCTGGGAACCAAAGAATTAACGAAGGTTGGATGAATCGCTTATTGGGTGCTATCTCTAACAAAACACCCATCCAAGCAGTTAGCTTGGGTAGCACTAAACCCCGCATTTTGAATGGTTTAATGCCAGTTGCTAACATAGGCTCTGGGAGAAATGCTAACAAACCAATTTCTTTAGATCGACCACAAGTAGGCGCAGCATTTGACCGACTATATAGTGGTAATGATGTTCTTAGTCAAACCTATCATCAAGGACGCGTTGCCCGTGCCGCCTTGATGAATGACTTCGCCCAAGAAATGAAAATGGCGAATAATGGCGCACCATCACCCAATGTTTTTGTTGGTGATGCTCAACGCTTAGGTAAACTGATGGCCAAAGACCCTAGAATTGAGTTAGGCTTTATGTCTTTGGGTGGTTGGGATACCCATATTAATCAAGGTAGCGATCGCGGTTATTTAGCTAAAAGCTTAGGAAGTTTGGGCAAAGGTTTAGCGGCTTTAGTGCAGAATTTAGGGCCAGCTTATCAAAACACAGTAATTTTAGTCATGTCTGAATTTGGCAGGACATTACGCGAAAATGGTAATGGTGGCACAGATCATGGCCACGGCAATGTCATGTGGGTTTTAGGTGGCAAAGTCCGTGGTGGCAAAGTTTACGGCGAATGGCCTGGTTTGGAAACTGCTGCACTTTATGAAAAAAGAGATTTGGCTATTACTACTGATTTTCGAGATGTAATTTCTGATGTTTTAGCACAACACCTGTCTGTGAATGACAAGCAACTCAGTAAAATTTTCCCCAGTTATACTCCCAAGCAAAAAATTGCTTTGTTATAG